A stretch of the Agromyces larvae genome encodes the following:
- a CDS encoding YlxR family protein, with translation MEPVRTCIGCRARAPRSSLLRVVARDSHLVADAAAVCPGRGAWLHPTLECFRLAERKRAFGRALRVSGVLDTSDVENRLNG, from the coding sequence ATGGAACCCGTCAGAACGTGCATCGGTTGCCGAGCACGTGCCCCGCGGTCCTCACTTCTGAGGGTCGTCGCCCGGGACTCCCACCTCGTCGCAGATGCGGCAGCGGTGTGTCCGGGGCGAGGCGCGTGGTTGCATCCGACGCTGGAATGCTTCCGGCTCGCCGAACGCAAACGCGCCTTCGGGCGTGCACTCCGCGTGAGCGGGGTGCTGGACACCAGCGATGTAGAGAACAGGCTGAACGGCTAA
- a CDS encoding A/G-specific adenine glycosylase — MPRSPAALADRVVAWFATAARPLPWRAADVSPWAVLVSEFMLQQTQVSRVQPKWEAWIARWPTPAALAAEPPAEAVRAWDRLGYPRRALWLHRAATELVQRHDGEVPNDLDALLALQGVGPYTARAVAAFAFGARHPVVDTNTRRVLARAVDGRAEAGAPGAARDLAAMSAVLPEDPVAARAFNAGAMELGATVCTARMPRCDACPVADLCAWRAAGYPAHDGPKRRTQARFEGSDRQLRGRIMRELRGSHRPVARDELAPLDPDAARLDRVLGTLVADGLAVASDDGYALPG; from the coding sequence ATGCCCCGCTCCCCCGCCGCGCTCGCCGATCGCGTCGTCGCGTGGTTCGCGACGGCCGCGCGGCCGCTGCCCTGGCGAGCGGCCGACGTCTCGCCGTGGGCCGTGCTGGTCAGCGAGTTCATGCTGCAGCAGACCCAGGTCTCGCGCGTGCAGCCGAAGTGGGAGGCCTGGATCGCCCGCTGGCCGACGCCCGCGGCCCTCGCCGCCGAGCCGCCCGCCGAGGCGGTGCGGGCGTGGGACCGCCTCGGCTACCCGCGTCGCGCGCTCTGGCTGCACCGGGCGGCGACCGAGCTCGTCCAACGGCACGACGGCGAGGTGCCGAACGACCTCGACGCGCTGCTCGCGCTGCAGGGCGTCGGCCCGTACACCGCTCGCGCGGTGGCCGCGTTCGCGTTCGGGGCGAGGCATCCGGTCGTGGACACCAACACCCGGCGCGTCCTCGCCCGCGCCGTCGACGGCCGCGCCGAAGCCGGCGCGCCCGGCGCCGCCCGGGACCTCGCCGCGATGTCGGCCGTGCTGCCCGAGGACCCGGTCGCGGCGCGCGCGTTCAACGCGGGCGCGATGGAACTCGGCGCCACGGTCTGCACCGCCCGGATGCCGCGCTGCGACGCCTGCCCCGTCGCCGACCTGTGCGCCTGGCGGGCCGCCGGGTACCCCGCCCACGACGGCCCGAAGCGCCGGACGCAAGCCCGGTTCGAGGGCAGCGACCGCCAGTTGCGCGGCCGCATCATGCGGGAGCTCCGCGGCTCGCACCGACCCGTCGCGCGCGACGAGCTCGCGCCGCTCGACCCCGATGCAGCACGTCTCGACCGGGTGCTCGGCACGCTCGTCGCCGACGGGCTCGCCGTGGCATCCGACGACGGCTACGCGCTGCCCGGCTGA
- the rbfA gene encoding 30S ribosome-binding factor RbfA, with amino-acid sequence MADPQRARKLADRIKEIVARRLDKGLRDPRLGFVTITDVRVTGDLQHASIFYTVYGTDQERTDSAAALKAATGMLRSEVGRNITARITPTLEFIADAIPENAEHIEALLREARERDAETTALAEHAEYAGEADPYVKPRELDELEDDADDWDELDDEASDLADDAEAGGSR; translated from the coding sequence ATGGCCGACCCACAGCGCGCCAGGAAGCTGGCCGACCGCATCAAGGAGATCGTGGCGCGGCGGCTCGACAAGGGCCTGCGCGATCCGCGACTCGGCTTCGTGACGATCACCGACGTGCGCGTCACGGGCGACCTGCAGCACGCGAGCATCTTCTACACGGTGTACGGCACCGATCAGGAGCGCACGGACTCGGCGGCTGCGCTGAAGGCGGCGACCGGGATGCTCCGCAGCGAGGTCGGCCGCAACATCACGGCGCGCATCACGCCGACCCTCGAGTTCATCGCCGACGCGATCCCCGAGAACGCCGAGCACATCGAGGCGCTGCTGCGCGAGGCGCGCGAGCGCGATGCCGAGACCACGGCGCTCGCCGAGCACGCCGAGTACGCCGGCGAGGCCGATCCGTACGTGAAGCCGCGCGAGCTCGACGAGCTCGAGGACGACGCCGACGACTGGGACGAGCTCGACGACGAGGCATCCGACCTCGCCGACGATGCGGAGGCCGGCGGGTCCCGCTGA
- a CDS encoding ketopantoate reductase family protein — translation MRIGIIGAGALGGTFAALLHRAGHEVEVTARGAGLAAIREGGIRISGGFGDVQARVEASERLTRRPDLVLVCTKAQDAEAAIRANAEAIDGATVVVVQNGLDGVDTAARLLPRSTCYGMLSIIAANYTEPGTVRVTATAESFLGRGDGPPDDEARRIAEVLSQAVPVTAIGGFLGAQWTKLVVNMVNAVPAIVGRSVQETLADRRLRLVVTASMRETVRIGIARGIRFGALQGLDDRMLRRFARMPLTIGQRLPRRLFGYLGPVPNLGSTQQSLRRGQPTEIDFLNGAVVRQAEAIGADAPVNRALVGLVHEVERDGFLPAERVVAVLRR, via the coding sequence ATGCGGATCGGGATCATCGGGGCCGGAGCCCTCGGCGGCACGTTCGCAGCGCTGCTGCACCGGGCCGGACACGAGGTCGAGGTCACGGCGCGCGGCGCCGGCCTCGCGGCGATCCGCGAGGGCGGCATCCGCATCAGCGGCGGGTTCGGCGATGTGCAGGCGCGGGTCGAGGCATCCGAACGGCTCACCCGCCGCCCCGACCTGGTGCTCGTCTGCACGAAGGCGCAGGACGCCGAGGCCGCGATCCGGGCGAACGCCGAGGCGATCGACGGCGCGACCGTCGTGGTGGTGCAGAACGGACTCGACGGGGTCGACACGGCCGCCCGGCTGCTGCCCCGGTCGACGTGCTACGGGATGCTGTCGATCATCGCCGCGAACTACACCGAACCCGGTACGGTACGCGTCACCGCGACCGCCGAGAGCTTCCTCGGCCGCGGCGACGGACCGCCCGACGACGAGGCACGACGCATCGCCGAGGTGCTCTCGCAGGCCGTGCCGGTCACGGCGATCGGCGGGTTCCTCGGCGCCCAGTGGACGAAGCTCGTCGTCAACATGGTGAACGCCGTCCCCGCGATCGTGGGCCGCAGCGTGCAGGAGACGCTCGCCGACCGGCGCCTGCGGCTGGTGGTCACCGCGTCGATGCGCGAGACCGTGCGCATCGGCATCGCGCGCGGCATCCGGTTCGGTGCGCTCCAGGGCCTCGACGACCGGATGCTGCGCCGATTCGCGCGGATGCCGCTCACGATCGGGCAGCGGCTCCCCCGTAGGCTGTTCGGCTACCTCGGCCCGGTGCCGAACCTGGGTTCGACGCAGCAGAGCCTGCGACGAGGTCAGCCGACCGAGATCGACTTCCTGAACGGTGCGGTCGTGCGCCAGGCCGAGGCGATCGGGGCGGATGCCCCGGTGAACCGTGCGCTCGTCGGGCTCGTGCACGAGGTCGAGCGCGACGGATTCCTGCCGGCCGAGCGCGTCGTCGCGGTGCTGCGGCGCTGA
- the nusA gene encoding transcription termination factor NusA has translation MDIDLSVLRMMEREKEIPFDELVQIIEQAILMAYLKHTNPAQHGHQNPNNARAHLDRKTGHVSIYVPELDDEGNVIGEAEDSPSDFGRIAAFAAKQVINQRLRDIADDAVLGEFRGREGDIVAGIIQQGPNPRMVHIDLGTVEAILPPEEQVPGEEYPHGQRIRVYVTSVAKGLKGPSITVSRTHPALVRKLFALEVPEIASGVVEIVSLAREAGHRTKIAVRANQPGVNAKGACIGELGQRVRAVTAELGNEKIDIVDWSDDLATFVASALSPAKVTNAFVVDESVKAVRALVPDYQLSLAIGKEGQNARLAAKLTGAKIDIQPDSAE, from the coding sequence ATGGATATCGACCTCAGCGTGCTCCGCATGATGGAGCGCGAGAAGGAGATCCCGTTCGACGAACTGGTGCAGATCATCGAGCAGGCGATCTTGATGGCCTACCTGAAGCACACCAACCCTGCGCAACACGGGCATCAGAACCCGAACAACGCGCGCGCGCATCTCGATCGCAAGACCGGTCACGTCTCGATCTACGTGCCCGAGCTCGACGACGAGGGCAACGTCATCGGGGAGGCCGAGGATTCGCCGAGCGACTTCGGCCGGATCGCGGCGTTCGCGGCGAAGCAGGTGATCAACCAGCGGCTGCGCGACATCGCGGACGACGCGGTGCTCGGCGAGTTCCGCGGCCGCGAGGGCGACATCGTCGCGGGCATCATCCAGCAGGGTCCGAACCCGCGGATGGTGCACATCGACCTCGGCACGGTCGAGGCGATCCTGCCGCCCGAGGAGCAGGTGCCGGGCGAGGAGTACCCGCACGGCCAGCGCATCCGGGTGTACGTGACGAGTGTGGCGAAGGGCCTGAAGGGGCCGTCGATCACGGTCTCCCGCACCCATCCCGCGCTCGTGCGCAAGCTGTTCGCGCTCGAGGTGCCCGAGATCGCGTCGGGCGTCGTCGAGATCGTGTCGCTCGCCCGCGAGGCCGGTCATCGCACCAAGATCGCGGTGCGCGCGAACCAGCCCGGTGTGAACGCGAAGGGCGCGTGCATCGGCGAGCTCGGGCAGCGCGTGCGCGCAGTGACCGCCGAGCTCGGCAACGAGAAGATCGACATCGTCGACTGGTCCGACGACCTCGCGACGTTCGTCGCCTCGGCGCTGTCCCCGGCGAAGGTGACGAACGCGTTCGTGGTCGACGAGTCGGTGAAGGCGGTGCGCGCCCTCGTGCCCGATTACCAGCTCTCGCTGGCGATCGGCAAGGAGGGGCAGAACGCCCGCCTCGCTGCGAAGCTCACGGGCGCGAAGATCGACATCCAGCCCGATTCCGCCGAGTGA
- a CDS encoding MFS transporter, whose product MTAARRALWAGRSLALVGIFLLAFNLRSAVASLSPVLALVEADVALSAAVVGVLGMLPPVCYAVFGLVTPAIARRWGLERPLVGVLVLLALGLAGRGVVTEATGLIAASAVAFAAMGVGNVLLPLAVKRYFPDRIGLMTTLYVTAMSISTLLPPLVAVPVAEAAGWRVELGLWAVFAVAALVPWAVLALRSRTTSAPGVTEPGAAQLRHALRSPLAWALTIVFAGSSVNAYTAFAWLPRILQETAGSSPAAAGALLSLYAAMGLVAGLVVPVIAARWNRVRLLIGVSVASFVLGYLGLLVAPATATWLWVALIGTGPLIFPLSLVLINLRTRTHAGAVALSGFVQSTGYLIAAAGPLALGVLRDASGSWTLPLLLLLATALPVGVAGLVVARPRLFEDERAG is encoded by the coding sequence GTGACCGCCGCGCGACGCGCGCTCTGGGCCGGACGTTCGCTGGCGCTGGTCGGCATCTTCCTGCTGGCGTTCAACCTGCGTTCGGCGGTCGCGTCGCTCTCGCCGGTGCTCGCGCTGGTCGAGGCGGATGTCGCGCTGAGCGCCGCGGTGGTGGGGGTGCTCGGCATGCTCCCGCCGGTCTGCTATGCGGTGTTCGGCCTGGTGACGCCGGCCATCGCGCGTCGGTGGGGACTCGAGCGGCCGCTGGTCGGGGTGCTCGTCCTGCTCGCGCTGGGCCTCGCGGGGCGAGGCGTCGTCACCGAGGCGACGGGGCTGATCGCCGCCAGCGCCGTCGCGTTCGCCGCGATGGGCGTGGGCAACGTGCTGCTGCCGCTCGCGGTGAAACGGTACTTCCCCGACCGCATCGGCCTGATGACGACGCTGTACGTCACGGCGATGTCGATCTCGACGCTGCTGCCGCCGCTCGTCGCGGTGCCCGTGGCGGAGGCGGCCGGCTGGCGGGTGGAGCTCGGTCTCTGGGCGGTGTTCGCGGTCGCCGCGCTGGTGCCCTGGGCGGTGCTGGCGCTGCGCTCGCGCACGACGTCCGCCCCGGGGGTGACCGAGCCCGGCGCCGCGCAGTTGCGGCACGCGCTGCGCTCGCCGCTCGCGTGGGCGCTCACGATCGTGTTCGCCGGGTCGTCGGTGAACGCGTACACGGCGTTCGCCTGGCTGCCGAGGATCCTGCAGGAGACCGCGGGCTCGTCTCCGGCGGCCGCCGGCGCGCTGCTGTCGCTGTACGCGGCGATGGGGCTGGTCGCCGGCCTGGTCGTGCCGGTCATCGCCGCCCGCTGGAACCGGGTGCGCCTGCTCATCGGCGTGAGCGTGGCGTCCTTCGTGCTCGGCTATCTGGGCCTGCTCGTCGCGCCCGCGACCGCGACCTGGCTGTGGGTGGCGCTCATCGGCACCGGCCCGCTGATCTTCCCGCTGTCGCTGGTGCTCATCAACCTGCGCACGCGCACCCATGCCGGCGCGGTCGCGCTCAGCGGTTTCGTGCAGTCCACCGGTTACCTCATCGCCGCCGCGGGGCCGCTGGCGCTCGGCGTGCTGCGCGATGCATCCGGGTCGTGGACGCTGCCGCTCCTGCTGCTGCTCGCCACCGCGCTCCCGGTGGGCGTCGCCGGCCTCGTCGTCGCCCGTCCGCGCCTGTTCGAGGACGAGCGCGCCGGCTGA
- the infB gene encoding translation initiation factor IF-2 encodes MAAKPRVHEIASELGVDSKVALEKLKEMGEYVKGPSSSIEPPVARRLKAALESDGAAKKAASDAAPAAAPKTSAKPGPKPGPKPPAAPAAPAEPAAPVADAPMSVAERQAQAEKALAEKAAEKAAEQAAGPAVPTDAPAAPAASSPKPGAPRPAVGPKPGAPRPGNNPFSSSQGMGQRPAAPRPGNNPFSSSQGMGQRPTPGNIPRPQAPRPGSPRPGAPRPGAPRPGGAGRPGGFQRPGGAGAGTGRPGFGPRPGGAGGVGGAPRPGGGFGGPRPAGGGGRGRGPGGGTAGAFGRGGGKSKSRKSKRTKRAEFEMREAPSLGGVSVPRGDGTTVIRLRRGASISDFADKIDANPGSLVTVLFHLGEMATATESLDEATFQVLGEELGYKIQIVSPEDEDKELLEGFDIDLDQELEDETDEELEQRPPVVTVMGHVDHGKTRLLDAIRNANVVAGEAGGITQHIGAYQVWTEHEGLERAITFIDTPGHEAFTAMRARGAQVTDIAILVVAADDGIMPQTIEALNHAQSANVPIVVAVNKIDKPDANPAKVRQQLTEFGLVAEEYGGDVMFVDVSAREGIGIQDLLDAVLLTADAGLDLRANPNKDARGVAIEAKLDKGRGAVATVLIQSGTLKVGDAIVAGTAYGRVRAMADENGEPVVAATPSRPVQVQGLSTVPRAGDTFLVTEDDRTARQIAEKREAAQRNAQLAKARKRISLEDFTRALEEGKVEALNLIIKGDVSGAVEALEESLMKIEVDDSVQLRILHRGVGAITESDIDLATIDNAIVIGFNVRPDVKARERAAREGVDVRFYSVIYNAIDDIENSLKGMLKPEFEEVQSGVAEIREVFRSSKFGNIAGVIVRSGTITRNAKARVIRDGVVVGDNLAIESLRRFKDDVTEVRTDFEAGIGLGKYNDIQVGDEIETIEMREKPRA; translated from the coding sequence GTGGCTGCCAAACCACGCGTACACGAGATCGCGTCCGAGCTCGGAGTCGACAGCAAGGTCGCACTCGAGAAGCTCAAGGAGATGGGCGAATACGTCAAGGGCCCGTCCTCGTCGATCGAACCCCCCGTCGCTCGCCGGCTGAAGGCCGCGCTCGAGTCCGACGGCGCCGCCAAGAAGGCGGCATCGGATGCAGCGCCCGCCGCCGCACCCAAGACCTCCGCCAAGCCGGGCCCGAAGCCCGGCCCCAAGCCGCCGGCCGCGCCGGCCGCTCCGGCGGAGCCGGCCGCTCCGGTCGCCGACGCGCCGATGTCGGTCGCCGAGCGCCAGGCGCAGGCCGAGAAGGCGCTGGCCGAGAAGGCCGCTGAGAAGGCGGCCGAGCAGGCTGCCGGCCCGGCCGTTCCGACGGATGCCCCGGCCGCACCGGCCGCCTCATCGCCGAAGCCGGGCGCCCCGCGCCCCGCGGTCGGCCCCAAGCCCGGCGCCCCGCGCCCGGGCAACAACCCGTTCTCGAGCTCGCAGGGCATGGGCCAGCGCCCGGCCGCCCCGCGCCCGGGCAACAACCCGTTCTCCAGCTCGCAGGGCATGGGCCAGCGCCCGACCCCCGGCAACATCCCGCGGCCGCAGGCCCCGCGTCCCGGTTCGCCGCGCCCCGGCGCCCCGCGTCCCGGTGCTCCGCGTCCCGGCGGCGCCGGCCGTCCCGGCGGCTTCCAGCGTCCCGGCGGCGCCGGTGCAGGCACCGGTCGTCCGGGCTTCGGCCCGCGTCCCGGCGGTGCCGGCGGCGTCGGCGGCGCCCCGCGTCCCGGCGGCGGCTTCGGCGGCCCGCGTCCCGCGGGCGGCGGCGGTCGTGGCCGCGGCCCCGGGGGCGGTACGGCCGGTGCGTTCGGTCGCGGCGGCGGCAAGAGCAAGTCGCGCAAGTCGAAGCGGACGAAGCGGGCCGAATTCGAGATGCGGGAGGCCCCGTCGCTCGGCGGCGTGAGCGTTCCCCGCGGCGACGGCACCACCGTCATCCGACTGCGTCGCGGCGCTTCGATCTCCGACTTCGCCGACAAGATCGACGCGAACCCCGGTTCGCTGGTCACGGTGCTCTTCCACCTCGGCGAGATGGCGACGGCGACCGAGTCGCTCGACGAGGCGACCTTCCAGGTGCTCGGCGAGGAACTCGGCTACAAGATCCAGATCGTCTCGCCCGAGGACGAGGACAAGGAGCTCCTCGAGGGCTTCGACATCGACCTCGACCAGGAGCTCGAGGACGAGACCGACGAGGAGCTCGAGCAGCGCCCGCCGGTGGTCACCGTCATGGGCCACGTCGACCACGGTAAGACGCGCCTGCTCGACGCGATCCGCAACGCGAACGTCGTGGCGGGCGAGGCCGGCGGCATCACCCAGCACATCGGTGCGTACCAGGTGTGGACCGAGCACGAGGGCCTCGAGCGCGCGATCACCTTCATCGACACCCCGGGCCATGAGGCGTTCACCGCCATGCGCGCCCGAGGTGCGCAGGTGACCGACATCGCGATCCTCGTGGTCGCGGCCGACGACGGCATCATGCCGCAGACGATCGAGGCGCTGAACCACGCGCAGTCGGCGAACGTGCCGATCGTGGTCGCGGTGAACAAGATCGACAAGCCCGACGCGAACCCGGCGAAGGTGCGCCAGCAGCTCACCGAGTTCGGCCTCGTGGCCGAGGAGTACGGCGGCGACGTCATGTTCGTCGACGTGTCGGCGCGCGAGGGCATCGGCATCCAGGATCTGCTCGACGCGGTCCTGCTCACCGCCGACGCCGGTCTCGACCTGCGGGCGAACCCCAACAAGGACGCGCGCGGCGTCGCGATCGAAGCCAAGCTCGACAAGGGGCGCGGCGCGGTGGCGACCGTGCTCATCCAGTCGGGCACGCTGAAGGTCGGCGACGCGATCGTCGCGGGCACGGCCTACGGCCGCGTGCGTGCGATGGCCGACGAGAACGGCGAGCCCGTCGTCGCGGCCACGCCGTCGCGTCCGGTGCAGGTGCAGGGCCTCTCGACGGTGCCGCGCGCCGGTGACACGTTCCTCGTCACCGAGGACGACCGCACCGCCCGCCAGATCGCCGAGAAGCGCGAGGCAGCGCAGCGCAACGCCCAGCTGGCGAAGGCGCGCAAGCGCATCTCGCTCGAGGACTTCACGCGTGCGCTCGAAGAGGGCAAGGTCGAGGCGCTCAACCTCATCATCAAGGGCGACGTGTCGGGTGCCGTCGAGGCGCTCGAGGAGTCGCTGATGAAGATCGAGGTCGACGACAGCGTGCAGCTGCGCATCCTGCACCGCGGTGTGGGTGCGATCACCGAGAGCGACATCGACCTCGCGACGATCGACAACGCGATCGTCATCGGGTTCAACGTGCGCCCCGACGTGAAGGCGCGCGAGCGCGCCGCTCGCGAGGGCGTCGACGTGCGCTTCTACTCGGTCATCTACAACGCGATCGACGACATCGAGAACTCGCTGAAGGGCATGCTGAAGCCCGAGTTCGAAGAGGTGCAGTCGGGTGTCGCCGAGATCCGCGAGGTGTTCCGCTCCTCGAAGTTCGGCAACATCGCGGGTGTCATCGTGCGCTCCGGCACGATCACCCGAAACGCGAAGGCCCGCGTCATCCGCGACGGCGTCGTGGTCGGCGACAACCTGGCGATCGAGTCGCTGCGCCGGTTCAAGGACGACGTCACCGAGGTCCGCACGGACTTCGAGGCGGGCATCGGCCTCGGCAAGTACAACGACATCCAGGTCGGCGACGAGATCGAGACCATCGAGATGCGCGAGAAGCCCCGCGCGTAG
- a CDS encoding bifunctional riboflavin kinase/FAD synthetase translates to MRSFKGLDAVPAGFGPSAVTIGKFDGVHLGHRAVIDRLRGIADERSLTTAVVTFDRNPLALLAPERCPAPLVSVRQKLNLLATTGVDATVLLPFDRQLAAVPAEEFVRRVLVDALGARAVLVGSDFRYGARGAGDVALLQRLGEGLGFDVVVVDDVMPDDEHRVSSTWVRELLAAGDVRRATELLGHTPTVSGIVVHGAARGRELGYPTANLSPESEGLIPADGVYAGWLTDAGTRYPAAISVGDNPTFEGVPKKQVEAYVLDRDLDLYDHLVDVEFVERLRGMVAFESIEGLIDTIRDDVDRARELLS, encoded by the coding sequence GTGAGGTCGTTCAAGGGCCTCGACGCGGTGCCGGCGGGGTTCGGCCCGTCGGCCGTGACCATCGGCAAGTTCGACGGCGTGCACCTCGGGCACCGCGCGGTCATCGACCGGCTGCGCGGCATCGCCGACGAGCGCAGCCTGACGACCGCGGTCGTCACGTTCGACCGCAACCCGCTCGCGCTGCTCGCCCCCGAGCGCTGCCCCGCCCCGCTCGTGAGCGTGCGCCAGAAACTCAACCTGCTCGCCACCACGGGCGTCGACGCCACCGTGCTGCTGCCCTTCGACCGGCAGCTCGCGGCGGTGCCCGCCGAGGAGTTCGTGCGGCGGGTGCTGGTCGACGCGCTCGGCGCGCGTGCGGTGCTCGTCGGGAGCGATTTCCGCTACGGCGCCAGGGGCGCCGGCGACGTGGCGCTGCTGCAACGGCTCGGCGAAGGGCTCGGGTTCGACGTGGTCGTGGTCGACGACGTCATGCCCGACGACGAGCACCGCGTCTCGTCGACCTGGGTGCGCGAGCTGCTGGCCGCCGGCGACGTGCGTCGGGCCACCGAACTGCTGGGCCACACCCCGACCGTGTCGGGCATCGTGGTGCACGGGGCGGCGCGCGGGCGCGAGCTCGGGTACCCGACGGCGAACCTGTCGCCCGAGTCCGAGGGGCTGATCCCCGCCGACGGCGTCTACGCCGGCTGGCTGACCGACGCCGGAACCCGGTACCCCGCGGCGATCTCGGTGGGCGACAACCCGACGTTCGAGGGCGTCCCCAAGAAGCAGGTCGAGGCGTACGTGCTCGACCGCGATCTCGATCTCTACGATCACCTGGTCGACGTGGAGTTCGTGGAGCGGCTGCGCGGCATGGTCGCGTTCGAGAGCATCGAGGGGCTCATCGACACCATCCGCGACGACGTCGACCGGGCCCGCGAGCTGCTTTCGTGA
- a CDS encoding ROK family protein, with amino-acid sequence MPSLALAVDFGGTKVEAALVDADAAVVPGSRHRHPTGPGRTADELDAAVAEVVRGALAALPDGAELAGVGLGSAGPVDLAAGTVSPLNVPAWRGHPLVDRLRALVPGVPVHLRIDGLCIALAEHWVGAGRDAHNLLGMIVSTGVGGGLVLGDRGAPSPSGNGGHIGHVEVGGFDDPCPCGGRGCLEAIASGPRTVAWARTRGFEGTTGEDLAAAHAAGDPVAIAAVERAGRAIGQAIASATNLVDLDVVAIGGGFSRVAPALFDHARAAVAERTAFEFARRVRIVPSGLGDEGPLIGAAALVHRPELIG; translated from the coding sequence ATGCCCTCTCTCGCACTGGCCGTCGACTTCGGCGGCACCAAGGTCGAGGCCGCGCTCGTCGACGCCGACGCGGCCGTCGTTCCCGGCAGCCGCCACCGCCACCCGACCGGCCCCGGCCGCACCGCCGACGAGCTCGACGCGGCCGTCGCCGAAGTCGTCCGCGGCGCCCTGGCCGCACTGCCCGACGGCGCCGAACTCGCGGGCGTCGGCCTCGGCTCGGCCGGCCCCGTCGACCTCGCCGCCGGCACCGTGTCGCCGCTGAACGTGCCCGCCTGGCGGGGGCATCCGCTCGTCGACCGGCTGCGCGCGCTCGTCCCCGGCGTCCCGGTCCACCTGCGCATCGACGGACTCTGCATCGCCCTCGCCGAGCACTGGGTCGGCGCGGGCCGAGACGCGCACAACCTGCTCGGCATGATCGTGTCGACCGGCGTCGGCGGCGGGCTCGTGCTCGGCGACCGCGGCGCGCCCAGCCCGTCGGGCAACGGGGGCCACATCGGCCACGTCGAGGTCGGCGGCTTCGACGACCCCTGCCCCTGCGGCGGACGCGGATGCCTCGAAGCGATCGCGAGCGGCCCGCGCACCGTGGCGTGGGCACGCACCCGGGGCTTCGAGGGCACGACCGGCGAAGACCTCGCCGCCGCGCACGCCGCGGGCGATCCGGTCGCGATCGCCGCGGTGGAACGGGCCGGGCGGGCGATCGGGCAGGCGATCGCGTCGGCCACGAACCTCGTCGACCTCGACGTCGTCGCGATCGGCGGCGGCTTCTCGCGGGTGGCCCCCGCCCTGTTCGACCACGCGCGTGCCGCGGTCGCCGAGCGCACGGCGTTCGAGTTCGCGCGCCGGGTGCGGATCGTGCCGTCCGGCCTCGGCGACGAAGGGCCGCTCATCGGCGCGGCCGCGCTCGTGCACCGGCCCGAGCTGATCGGCTGA
- the truB gene encoding tRNA pseudouridine(55) synthase TruB produces MTSHDVVARVRRFAATRKVGHAGTLDPMATGLLLIGVNSATRLLHHLVGLDKEYLATVRLGAATTTDDAEGEVVGRAPADAVAAIGDDAIREGMLRLTGVLDQVPSSVSAVKVDGRRAYDRVRDGEQVELAARRVTVAAFDLLEQCRVDGFIDLDVRVVCSSGTYVRALARDLGGALGVGGHLTALRRTRVGGFEIADATTLASLEADGVAAALMSPADAAARALPAVAVSPDEARDLGHGKRLVAPAQATGTLAAVEGDRLVAIVERRGDTLKVVTGFPQEQP; encoded by the coding sequence ATGACCAGTCACGACGTCGTCGCCCGGGTGCGCCGGTTCGCCGCGACCCGCAAGGTGGGCCACGCGGGCACCCTCGACCCGATGGCCACCGGCCTGCTGCTCATCGGCGTGAACTCCGCGACCCGCCTGCTGCACCATCTGGTCGGACTCGACAAGGAGTACCTCGCGACGGTGCGGCTGGGGGCGGCGACCACGACCGACGACGCCGAGGGCGAGGTCGTGGGGCGGGCCCCGGCGGACGCGGTGGCCGCGATCGGCGACGACGCGATCCGCGAGGGGATGCTCCGGCTCACCGGCGTACTCGACCAGGTGCCGAGCTCGGTGAGCGCGGTGAAGGTCGACGGTCGTCGCGCCTACGACCGCGTGCGCGACGGCGAGCAGGTGGAGCTCGCCGCCCGGCGGGTCACCGTGGCGGCCTTCGACCTGCTCGAGCAGTGCCGCGTCGACGGGTTCATCGACCTCGACGTGCGCGTGGTGTGCTCCTCGGGCACCTACGTGCGCGCGCTCGCGCGCGACCTCGGCGGAGCGCTCGGCGTCGGCGGGCACCTGACGGCGCTGCGCCGGACCCGCGTGGGCGGCTTCGAGATCGCGGACGCCACGACGCTCGCGTCGCTCGAGGCCGACGGCGTCGCGGCCGCCCTCATGAGCCCGGCGGACGCCGCGGCGCGGGCGCTGCCCGCGGTCGCGGTGTCGCCCGACGAGGCGCGCGACCTCGGGCACGGCAAACGCCTCGTGGCACCGGCCCAGGCGACGGGCACGCTGGCTGCGGTCGAGGGCGACCGTCTCGTCGCGATCGTCGAACGGCGCGGCGACACGCTGAAGGTCGTGACCGGGTTTCCGCAGGAGCAACCATGA